The Micromonospora sp. Llam0 genome includes a window with the following:
- a CDS encoding AAA family ATPase codes for MRVSGHAAAAGTAVPIAAPRLVGRSGELAALATALARPPAVVLLEGEAGIGKSRLVRETSTTGAGPRPGTLLAVCPPLRESLTLAPIVDALRDVRPRLTGVRLSALAGALRPLVPEWSAELPPPLDPVDDATAARHRLFRALDELIRALDVDLLVVEDAHWADEVTQEFLVFLAARPAPGGPSLLVTYRPEEVDDRSLLLRLSRPASGGGARLRITLAPLDVADTAAMVSSMLDGNPMSTEFAAFLHQRTSGVPLMVEESVRLLCDRSDVVFRDGRWVRLSLSELQVPASVRDSTRERVGRLTPAAQRVLRAAAVLGEPADEATLAATAGLLTRACRAGLTEAATAGLLDSDERDHPGGGRWRFRHALAATAVYEAIVHPDRRTLHLRAGQAVEGMGPPPVAQLARHFREAGDVARWARYAEAAADRMIASGDHTTAAVTLDELLTVAELAAPDRARIARTAAVAALGRREPVDDVYHRVVATLRAVLESTELTARQQADIRNPLGRLLIIGGEAQAALTELGRAVEYLADPVEAARAMTYLGWAYAGPWPAATHLRWLRRAAELIPRIPSAADRMSLAGNRAAALLMLGEPQAWEVVAGLPTDGASAAERRDIARIHANVGTGALIWGRYAEAGRHLAVALTLADAEGLVRLRYNILVEQANLDWFTGRWDGLADRAAQLAEADRDRPGVYLASLRLAGRLAAATGQPRPAEQQFQVVLDEAARQGAVDDTVEPAAMLARLWLDDGQADRALRVTDGPIGAVAAKRVWVWATEIAPARVAALLAAGRPDEAAGLVRRFASGLRDRAAPGPAAALAVCRAALADAAGDHDRAAAGFDRAARAWAALPRPYDALLARERQALALLAAGRAEPGRALLVEVYDGLAGLGARGAADRVARRLREHGGEVPRRWRGGRKGYGDRLSPRELDVVRLVVAGHTNREIGRILAKSSATVDQQLRSAMRKLRVSSRTALAVAAVEAGVLTADG; via the coding sequence ATGCGGGTGAGCGGGCACGCTGCGGCGGCGGGCACAGCGGTGCCGATCGCCGCACCACGGCTGGTGGGACGGTCCGGTGAGCTGGCGGCGCTGGCCACGGCGCTCGCCCGCCCCCCGGCGGTGGTCCTGCTGGAGGGTGAGGCGGGGATCGGCAAGAGCCGCCTGGTCCGGGAGACGTCGACCACTGGGGCCGGTCCACGCCCCGGCACTCTGCTGGCGGTCTGCCCACCGCTACGCGAATCGCTCACCCTCGCGCCCATCGTGGACGCGCTGCGCGATGTCCGGCCACGGCTGACCGGGGTACGGCTGAGCGCGTTGGCCGGGGCACTGCGCCCACTCGTGCCGGAATGGTCGGCCGAGCTGCCGCCGCCACTGGACCCGGTGGACGACGCCACCGCAGCCCGGCACCGGCTGTTCCGGGCGTTGGACGAGCTGATCCGCGCGCTCGACGTCGACCTGCTCGTCGTCGAGGACGCGCACTGGGCCGACGAGGTCACCCAGGAGTTCCTGGTGTTCCTCGCCGCCCGACCGGCACCCGGCGGGCCGAGCCTGCTGGTCACCTACCGCCCCGAGGAGGTCGACGACCGGTCGCTGCTGCTGCGGCTGTCCCGGCCGGCGTCCGGCGGCGGCGCCCGGCTGCGGATCACCCTGGCGCCGCTGGACGTCGCCGACACGGCGGCGATGGTCTCGTCGATGCTGGACGGCAATCCGATGTCGACCGAGTTCGCCGCCTTTCTGCACCAGCGCACCAGCGGCGTGCCGCTGATGGTCGAGGAGTCGGTACGCCTGCTGTGTGACCGGTCCGACGTGGTGTTCCGGGACGGACGCTGGGTGCGGTTGAGCCTGAGCGAACTGCAGGTGCCGGCGTCGGTGCGGGACTCGACCCGGGAACGGGTCGGCCGGCTGACCCCGGCCGCCCAGCGGGTGCTGCGTGCCGCCGCCGTCCTCGGCGAACCCGCCGACGAGGCCACCCTGGCGGCCACCGCCGGCCTGCTGACCCGGGCCTGCCGGGCCGGGCTGACCGAGGCGGCCACCGCCGGTCTGCTGGACAGCGACGAGCGTGACCACCCCGGCGGCGGTCGGTGGCGGTTCCGGCACGCGCTCGCCGCCACCGCCGTCTACGAGGCTATCGTGCACCCCGATCGGCGTACGCTGCATCTGCGGGCCGGACAGGCGGTCGAGGGTATGGGTCCGCCGCCGGTCGCTCAGCTGGCCCGGCACTTCCGCGAGGCAGGCGACGTGGCGCGCTGGGCCCGGTACGCCGAGGCCGCCGCCGATCGGATGATCGCCTCCGGCGACCACACCACCGCCGCGGTCACCCTCGACGAGCTGCTGACCGTCGCGGAGCTGGCGGCACCGGACCGGGCCCGGATCGCCCGCACCGCCGCCGTCGCCGCGCTCGGCCGGCGCGAGCCGGTCGACGACGTCTACCACCGGGTGGTCGCCACCCTGCGTGCCGTGCTGGAGTCGACCGAGCTGACCGCGCGGCAGCAGGCCGACATCCGCAACCCGCTGGGCCGGCTGCTGATCATCGGCGGCGAGGCGCAGGCCGCGCTCACCGAACTCGGCCGGGCGGTGGAGTACCTGGCCGACCCGGTGGAGGCGGCCCGCGCGATGACCTACCTCGGCTGGGCGTACGCCGGCCCGTGGCCGGCCGCCACCCATCTGCGGTGGCTGCGCCGGGCCGCCGAACTCATCCCGCGGATCCCGTCCGCCGCCGACCGGATGTCGCTGGCCGGCAACCGGGCGGCGGCGCTGCTGATGCTCGGCGAGCCGCAGGCCTGGGAGGTGGTGGCCGGGCTGCCGACCGACGGCGCGTCGGCGGCCGAACGGCGCGACATCGCCCGGATCCACGCCAACGTCGGCACCGGGGCGCTGATCTGGGGCCGGTACGCCGAAGCCGGCCGGCACTTGGCGGTGGCGCTGACTCTCGCCGACGCCGAGGGTCTGGTCCGGCTGCGCTACAACATCCTGGTGGAACAGGCCAACCTGGACTGGTTCACCGGCCGGTGGGACGGCCTGGCCGACCGCGCCGCCCAACTGGCCGAGGCGGACCGGGACCGGCCAGGCGTCTACCTGGCGAGTCTGCGACTGGCCGGGCGCCTGGCCGCGGCCACCGGCCAGCCGCGCCCGGCCGAGCAGCAGTTCCAGGTGGTGCTGGACGAGGCGGCGCGGCAGGGCGCGGTCGACGACACGGTCGAGCCGGCCGCCATGCTGGCCCGGCTGTGGCTCGACGACGGGCAGGCCGACCGGGCGCTGCGGGTCACCGACGGTCCGATCGGCGCGGTCGCCGCCAAACGGGTCTGGGTGTGGGCCACCGAGATCGCCCCGGCGCGGGTCGCGGCGCTGCTCGCCGCCGGGCGGCCGGACGAGGCGGCCGGACTGGTGCGTCGCTTCGCCAGCGGATTACGCGACCGGGCCGCGCCGGGCCCGGCGGCCGCGCTGGCGGTGTGCCGGGCCGCGCTGGCCGACGCCGCCGGTGACCACGACCGGGCAGCGGCCGGCTTCGACCGGGCCGCCCGGGCATGGGCGGCGCTGCCCCGCCCGTACGACGCGCTGCTCGCCCGGGAACGGCAGGCGCTGGCGTTGCTGGCCGCTGGGCGGGCCGAGCCGGGACGGGCACTGCTGGTCGAGGTGTACGACGGGCTGGCCGGCCTCGGCGCGCGCGGTGCCGCCGACCGGGTTGCGCGGCGGCTACGCGAACACGGCGGGGAGGTGCCGCGCCGGTGGCGGGGCGGCCGCAAAGGGTACGGCGACCGGCTGTCCCCGCGCGAGCTGGACGTGGTCCGCTTGGTGGTGGCCGGGCACACCAACCGGGAGATCGGCCGGATCCTCGCCAAGTCGTCGGCCACGGTGGATCAGCAGCTGCGGTCGGCGATGCGCAAGCTGCGGGTGTCCAGCCGTACCGCGCTGGCGGTCGCCGCCGTGGAGGCCGGTGTCCTCACGGCCGACGGCTGA
- a CDS encoding type II toxin-antitoxin system Phd/YefM family antitoxin, with the protein MRTVNFTQLRQNLAAELDSVVNDAEEVVVTRSGHEPVVIVPLAEYESMKETEYLLRNPSNAAALRRSIAELENGDAQEQQLVDPTAVRDVA; encoded by the coding sequence ATGCGGACGGTGAACTTCACCCAGCTGAGGCAGAATCTGGCTGCCGAGCTCGACAGCGTCGTCAACGACGCCGAGGAGGTCGTGGTGACCCGGTCGGGTCATGAGCCGGTCGTCATCGTGCCGCTCGCCGAGTACGAGTCGATGAAGGAGACCGAGTACCTTCTCCGTAACCCGAGCAACGCCGCAGCCCTGCGGCGATCGATTGCAGAGCTGGAAAACGGCGACGCGCAGGAACAGCAGCTCGTCGATCCAACCGCCGTACGGGACGTTGCGTGA
- a CDS encoding cellulose binding domain-containing protein has translation MPRRALVCSLFAALAMALGLAVTAAPAASAADPVRIMPLGDSITAGPGCWRALVWDQLRRAGHTDIDFVGSASDGGSCNYGFSYDPDHEGHGGFSAVGIADNNQLPPWLNAAAPDIVVMHLGTNDLWGGWQSMDTIMAAFTKLVGQMRANNPDIKLLVAQIIPHHGCTTCPADTVTLNNRIATWATGLTTARSPIAVVDQWTGFDAATDTGDGVHPNDAGFRKMADRFAPAIARLLGTATPTPTVTPTTPPVTPTPTATPTTPPPGGDCTATYRVVSQWNGGFQGEVSVRNTGSAATSAWTATLTLGGGQQVNQAWNATVTQTGATVTAGNVSWNGSLPAGGSASFGFLASGDGDTAVSAACTLS, from the coding sequence ATGCCACGAAGAGCCCTCGTGTGCTCGCTGTTCGCCGCCCTCGCCATGGCCCTGGGCCTGGCGGTGACGGCGGCGCCTGCGGCGTCGGCCGCCGACCCGGTCCGGATCATGCCGCTCGGCGACTCGATCACCGCCGGCCCCGGCTGCTGGCGGGCCCTTGTCTGGGACCAGTTGCGCCGTGCCGGGCACACCGACATCGACTTCGTCGGCAGCGCCTCCGACGGCGGCAGCTGCAACTACGGCTTCTCCTACGACCCCGACCACGAGGGCCACGGCGGCTTCTCGGCGGTCGGCATCGCCGACAACAACCAACTGCCGCCGTGGCTGAACGCGGCGGCCCCGGACATCGTCGTGATGCACCTGGGGACCAACGACCTGTGGGGCGGCTGGCAGTCGATGGACACCATCATGGCCGCGTTCACCAAACTGGTCGGGCAGATGCGGGCCAACAACCCGGACATCAAGCTCCTGGTCGCGCAGATCATCCCGCACCACGGCTGCACGACCTGCCCGGCCGACACGGTGACGCTCAACAACCGGATCGCCACCTGGGCCACCGGCCTGACCACCGCCCGGTCACCGATCGCCGTGGTGGACCAGTGGACCGGCTTCGACGCCGCGACCGACACCGGCGACGGCGTACACCCCAACGACGCCGGGTTCCGCAAGATGGCCGACCGGTTCGCGCCGGCGATCGCGCGACTCCTCGGCACCGCCACCCCGACGCCGACGGTCACCCCGACCACTCCACCGGTCACCCCGACCCCGACGGCCACGCCGACCACGCCACCGCCCGGTGGGGACTGCACGGCCACCTACCGGGTGGTCAGCCAGTGGAACGGCGGCTTCCAAGGGGAGGTGAGTGTCCGCAACACCGGCTCGGCGGCGACGTCGGCGTGGACCGCGACGCTCACCCTCGGCGGCGGTCAGCAGGTCAACCAGGCGTGGAACGCCACCGTCACGCAGACCGGGGCGACGGTCACCGCCGGCAACGTGAGCTGGAACGGCAGCCTGCCGGCCGGCGGCTCGGCCAGCTTCGGGTTCCTCGCCTCCGGCGACGGTGACACCGCGGTGTCGGCGGCCTGCACGCTCAGCTGA
- a CDS encoding S8 family serine peptidase produces MRPIARALSLVLLAGVALAAPNPAAAAPRPGPDPGGDPARGVADKIQPELERSLQSDGSTDLWIRFAERADLAQARQIDDWTARGAAVAEALRTTAATSQTSVRHLLDTEGVTYQAFWASNAIYVRDGSSMLAQELAARPDVEGLYQPVEYQLIEPTPDEPARDDADGDSGSETQAEDVEWGIANINADDVWEQFGTKGAGITVANLDTGVQFDHPALVAQYRGNLGDGTFDHNYNWFDADSRCSAAPCDRGSHGTHTMGTMVGDGGTGNRIGVAPEANWIAANGCCPSDAALVASGQWLLEPTDLNGQNPDAGKRPHVINNSWGSRQPSVDPFMEDVMLAWDAAGILGIWSNGNSGELGCQSGGSPGTRTINYSVGAYDVDNEIAYFSGRGPGQDGEFKPNISAPGVAVRSSGPGDSYYSENGTSMAAPHVAGTVALLWSAAPSLIGDTDATKRLLDQTAIDTADPQCGGTGADNNVYGEGRLDALALLEAAPVGDTGTLSGVVTDADTGAPVEGATVTIGGETVRERVTAADGSYSARLTVGTYPVTVTAFGYAEQSTEVTIPLGGTTVEDVALTALPTMTLSGLVRDGSGHGWPLYAKVSVAGTEVSTFTNPFNGRYRLVLPTHATYTLVVEPQYDGYGTVEQPVQVHGGNRTMDVAAPVQRCASAPGYAFSAGIGILGDEAGKIGTFLDDQGVPTTEVGWDTDVSGYDAIIVNRPSNPGEETFLRFLADTDAAGVGVLFLDTWSNVGGNGIYMLSQYTGNPGARSSGIVYDTEGDLSYQVMQEHPVVEGFPLGGRIAFDETDNYSKYYGFFDAYGGEGRMVVANAVTSEVGTVGVGIGVQQRTNNRHVLLSMHAASYNTGPQTWHDDSARVFSNAVDWIAETEFECVKVEGGLAVGFVRDANTGAGLADAEVTPVDGSVGTRTVATPQDPDLDDGFYALFSPAGRHRITASVNQYAELTRWAEITEDWTTRHNYNLAAGQLTVTGTPVEATVPLGGATTAEVTVTNTGGAPAEVELSERAGEFEIQRADGSRAASRQIAAAAGAPTRRIPLDAPIEQLAGAVPAAATFGPGAAPAATPAAEPWLSLPGLPRTVMDNSAVTVDGKLYSFGGSSGSSSLEEGYVYDPATQAWSRLDDMPYGARSQAAEGVIDGKVYLVSGWSTLNTDTLIFDPATGGWSKGADVPAASAAAGSTVLDGQLYVVGGCTTTSCAPYGDQVFRYDPRADAWATVANYPMPIAWQSCGAVSGRIVCAGGLSDSQPVTASYSYDPATDAWTELADMPVNLWGSAYQAADNQLLISGGGTGTQAITNEGYAYDPATDAWSPLPTANSPGFRPGSACGLYRVGGSAISGFQPTNTVELLPGFDQCGSMTDTEWLTVDPGTATIAPGESLTVTLTLTAEVAQPGAYTTGVTVFEDTPYAVDTVPVTMTVTPPDTWGKITGTVSAVGCDGDLTPITGATVQLSTWTMELPLTTDADGGYAHWLDHRHNPVTMIVAKDGYMPQTRQTQVTGGDVRVEDWALRQVCGRSAGALETS; encoded by the coding sequence ATGAGACCCATCGCACGAGCGTTGTCGCTGGTGCTGCTGGCCGGTGTGGCGTTGGCCGCGCCGAACCCGGCGGCGGCGGCACCCCGGCCCGGCCCCGATCCGGGCGGTGACCCGGCGCGCGGCGTCGCCGACAAGATCCAGCCCGAGTTGGAGCGGTCGCTGCAGTCCGACGGCAGCACCGACCTGTGGATCCGGTTCGCCGAGCGGGCCGACCTGGCGCAGGCGCGGCAGATCGACGACTGGACGGCGCGCGGCGCGGCGGTCGCCGAGGCGCTGCGGACCACCGCCGCGACCAGCCAGACCAGCGTCCGGCACCTGCTCGACACCGAGGGCGTGACCTACCAGGCGTTCTGGGCCAGCAACGCGATCTACGTACGGGACGGCTCGTCGATGCTGGCCCAGGAGCTGGCGGCCCGGCCCGACGTCGAAGGCCTCTACCAGCCGGTCGAGTACCAGCTGATCGAGCCGACCCCGGACGAGCCGGCCCGCGACGACGCCGACGGTGACAGCGGAAGCGAAACCCAGGCCGAGGACGTCGAGTGGGGCATCGCCAACATCAACGCCGACGACGTGTGGGAGCAGTTCGGCACCAAGGGCGCCGGCATCACCGTCGCCAACCTGGACACCGGTGTCCAGTTCGACCACCCGGCGCTGGTCGCCCAGTACCGGGGCAACCTGGGCGACGGCACGTTCGACCACAACTACAACTGGTTCGACGCCGACAGCCGGTGCAGCGCGGCCCCGTGTGACCGGGGCTCGCACGGCACCCACACGATGGGCACGATGGTCGGCGACGGCGGCACCGGCAACCGGATCGGCGTCGCGCCCGAGGCGAACTGGATCGCGGCGAACGGCTGCTGCCCGAGCGACGCGGCGCTGGTCGCCTCCGGCCAGTGGCTGCTGGAGCCGACCGACCTCAACGGGCAGAACCCTGACGCCGGCAAACGGCCACACGTCATCAACAACTCGTGGGGCAGCCGGCAGCCGTCGGTGGATCCGTTCATGGAGGACGTGATGCTGGCCTGGGACGCCGCCGGCATCCTCGGCATCTGGTCCAACGGCAACAGCGGTGAGCTGGGCTGCCAGTCGGGCGGCTCACCGGGCACCCGGACGATCAACTACTCGGTCGGCGCGTACGACGTCGACAACGAGATCGCCTACTTCTCCGGCCGTGGGCCGGGCCAGGACGGCGAGTTCAAGCCGAACATCTCCGCGCCGGGGGTCGCGGTGCGTTCGTCCGGACCGGGCGACAGCTACTACAGCGAGAACGGGACCTCGATGGCCGCCCCGCACGTCGCCGGCACGGTGGCGCTGCTGTGGTCGGCCGCGCCGTCGCTGATCGGCGACACCGACGCGACGAAGCGGCTGCTGGACCAGACCGCGATCGACACCGCCGACCCGCAGTGCGGCGGCACCGGCGCGGACAACAACGTGTACGGCGAGGGCCGTCTCGACGCGCTGGCGCTGCTGGAGGCGGCACCGGTCGGTGACACCGGCACCCTGTCCGGGGTGGTCACCGACGCGGACACCGGTGCGCCGGTCGAGGGCGCGACGGTGACCATCGGCGGCGAGACGGTCCGGGAGCGGGTCACCGCGGCGGACGGCTCCTACTCGGCCCGGTTGACCGTCGGGACCTACCCGGTGACCGTCACCGCGTTCGGCTACGCCGAGCAGAGCACCGAGGTGACCATCCCCCTGGGCGGGACGACCGTCGAGGACGTCGCGCTGACCGCGCTGCCGACGATGACGCTCAGCGGCCTGGTCCGGGACGGCTCCGGGCACGGCTGGCCGCTGTACGCCAAGGTCAGCGTGGCCGGCACCGAGGTCAGCACGTTCACCAACCCGTTCAACGGCCGGTACCGGCTGGTGCTGCCGACCCACGCGACGTACACCCTGGTGGTGGAGCCGCAGTACGACGGTTACGGCACCGTCGAGCAGCCGGTGCAGGTGCACGGCGGCAACCGGACCATGGACGTGGCCGCGCCGGTGCAGCGGTGCGCGTCCGCACCCGGCTACGCCTTCTCCGCCGGGATCGGGATCCTCGGCGACGAAGCCGGAAAGATCGGCACCTTCCTCGACGACCAGGGCGTCCCGACCACCGAGGTCGGCTGGGACACCGACGTGTCCGGCTACGACGCGATCATCGTCAACCGGCCGAGCAACCCCGGCGAGGAGACGTTCCTGCGGTTCCTGGCCGACACCGACGCGGCCGGCGTGGGTGTGCTGTTCCTGGACACCTGGTCCAACGTGGGTGGTAACGGCATCTACATGCTCAGCCAGTACACCGGTAACCCGGGGGCCCGCAGCAGCGGCATCGTCTACGACACCGAGGGCGACCTGTCGTACCAGGTGATGCAGGAACACCCGGTGGTGGAAGGGTTCCCGCTCGGCGGACGGATCGCCTTCGACGAGACGGACAACTACTCCAAGTACTACGGTTTCTTCGACGCTTACGGCGGCGAGGGTCGGATGGTGGTCGCCAACGCCGTCACTTCGGAGGTCGGCACCGTCGGGGTCGGCATCGGGGTGCAGCAGCGGACGAACAACCGGCACGTGCTGCTGTCGATGCACGCGGCCAGCTACAACACCGGCCCGCAGACCTGGCACGACGACAGCGCCCGGGTCTTCAGCAACGCGGTGGACTGGATCGCCGAGACCGAGTTCGAGTGTGTCAAGGTCGAAGGCGGGCTGGCCGTCGGCTTCGTCCGGGACGCCAACACCGGCGCCGGGCTGGCCGACGCCGAGGTGACGCCGGTGGACGGCTCCGTCGGCACCCGTACCGTCGCCACGCCGCAGGACCCGGACCTGGACGACGGCTTCTACGCCCTGTTCTCCCCCGCCGGCCGGCACCGGATCACCGCCTCGGTGAACCAGTACGCGGAGCTGACCCGGTGGGCCGAGATCACCGAGGACTGGACCACCCGGCACAACTACAACCTGGCCGCCGGGCAGCTGACCGTCACCGGTACGCCGGTCGAGGCGACCGTGCCGCTCGGCGGAGCCACGACCGCCGAGGTCACCGTCACCAACACCGGCGGCGCGCCGGCCGAGGTGGAGCTGAGCGAACGGGCCGGTGAGTTCGAGATCCAGCGCGCCGACGGTTCACGGGCCGCGTCGCGTCAGATCGCGGCGGCCGCCGGGGCACCGACCCGCCGGATTCCGCTGGACGCGCCGATCGAGCAGCTCGCCGGTGCTGTGCCGGCGGCGGCGACGTTCGGGCCGGGTGCCGCGCCGGCGGCGACCCCTGCGGCCGAGCCGTGGCTCAGTCTTCCGGGGCTGCCCCGGACGGTGATGGACAACAGCGCGGTGACCGTCGACGGCAAGCTGTACTCGTTCGGCGGATCCAGCGGATCGTCGTCGCTGGAGGAGGGGTACGTCTACGACCCGGCCACCCAGGCCTGGTCCCGGCTCGACGACATGCCGTACGGTGCCCGCAGCCAGGCCGCCGAAGGCGTCATCGACGGCAAGGTCTACCTGGTCAGCGGGTGGAGCACCCTGAACACCGACACGCTGATCTTCGACCCGGCCACCGGTGGGTGGAGCAAGGGCGCGGACGTGCCGGCCGCGTCGGCCGCCGCCGGATCGACGGTGCTCGACGGCCAGCTGTACGTGGTCGGCGGCTGCACCACGACCAGCTGCGCCCCGTACGGCGACCAGGTGTTCCGCTACGACCCCCGGGCCGACGCCTGGGCGACCGTCGCCAACTACCCGATGCCGATCGCCTGGCAGTCCTGTGGCGCGGTCAGCGGTCGGATCGTCTGCGCCGGCGGGCTGTCCGACAGCCAGCCGGTGACCGCCAGCTACTCCTACGATCCGGCCACCGACGCGTGGACCGAGCTCGCCGACATGCCGGTGAACCTGTGGGGCTCGGCTTACCAGGCCGCCGACAACCAGCTGCTGATCTCCGGTGGCGGCACCGGCACCCAGGCGATCACCAACGAGGGGTACGCCTACGACCCGGCGACCGACGCGTGGTCGCCCCTGCCGACGGCGAACAGCCCCGGCTTCCGGCCGGGTAGCGCCTGCGGGCTCTACCGGGTCGGCGGGTCGGCGATCTCCGGATTCCAACCGACCAACACAGTGGAGCTACTGCCCGGCTTCGACCAGTGCGGGTCGATGACGGACACCGAATGGTTGACGGTGGACCCGGGCACCGCCACGATCGCCCCCGGCGAGAGCCTCACAGTCACGCTGACCCTGACCGCCGAGGTGGCCCAGCCGGGCGCCTACACCACCGGTGTCACCGTCTTCGAGGACACGCCGTACGCGGTGGACACGGTGCCGGTGACGATGACCGTCACCCCGCCGGACACCTGGGGCAAGATCACCGGTACGGTCTCCGCCGTGGGCTGCGACGGCGACCTGACCCCGATCACCGGGGCGACGGTGCAACTGAGCACGTGGACGATGGAGCTGCCGTTGACCACCGACGCCGACGGCGGCTACGCCCACTGGCTCGACCACCGGCACAACCCGGTCACGATGATCGTGGCCAAGGACGGCTACATGCCGCAGACCCGCCAGACCCAGGTCACCGGCGGTGACGTACGGGTCGAGGACTGGGCACTGCGCCAGGTGTGCGGCCGATCGGCGGGTGCGCTGGAGACCAGCTGA
- a CDS encoding tetratricopeptide repeat protein: MNHGKRIRDLLDNGDRSHNRSDVDAAIRAYQEACGLAEAAVERDPEDADAHELLARIHLTLGDWQTQRNDLQAAVKTLKAAESTWEKAGALRYAQTHEGLLRIVPDTGISGLPGADGGPEFERAIADVAIARAQAHAGLGNLFSALADAQQALFTYIVQAEAGHLASDFDQALIAVAAAEVQMRAGGDPEIIAAPPDTRCTSTRRGSSHWSHGNATRRGWNIGTTSRWRPKSRTSPISRSASMIEPRPYAN; the protein is encoded by the coding sequence ATGAACCATGGCAAACGGATCCGTGACCTCCTGGACAACGGTGACCGGTCGCACAACCGCAGCGATGTCGACGCCGCCATCCGCGCCTACCAGGAGGCGTGCGGGCTGGCTGAGGCCGCCGTCGAGCGGGATCCGGAGGACGCCGACGCCCACGAGCTGCTGGCCCGGATCCACTTGACGCTCGGCGACTGGCAGACCCAGCGCAACGACCTTCAGGCAGCGGTCAAGACGCTGAAGGCGGCCGAGTCGACCTGGGAGAAGGCCGGCGCGCTGCGGTACGCCCAGACACACGAGGGCCTGCTCCGGATCGTCCCCGACACGGGCATCAGCGGCCTGCCCGGGGCGGACGGCGGCCCGGAGTTCGAGCGGGCGATCGCCGACGTAGCGATCGCCCGGGCCCAGGCGCACGCCGGGCTCGGCAATCTGTTCTCCGCGCTCGCCGACGCCCAGCAGGCACTGTTCACGTACATCGTCCAGGCCGAAGCCGGTCACCTGGCGTCTGACTTCGACCAGGCGTTGATCGCCGTGGCGGCGGCGGAGGTGCAGATGCGCGCCGGCGGCGACCCGGAAATCATCGCCGCGCCGCCGGATACGCGGTGTACCAGTACGCGCAGGGGTTCGTCGCACTGGAGCCATGGGAACGCGACCAGGCGCGGATGGAACATTGGCACGACTTCACGATGGCGGCCGAAATCGCGAACGTCGCCCATCTCGCGCTCGGCCAGCATGATCGAGCCAAGGCCGTACGCCAACTGA
- a CDS encoding Txe/YoeB family addiction module toxin produces MRLVFTATAWAQYLSHTDRKLIKRINDLIADVMRNGYEGIGKPEPLRGELSGFWSRRIDREHRLVYRITKEDVEIVACRYHYER; encoded by the coding sequence GTGAGACTGGTTTTCACCGCGACAGCATGGGCCCAGTACCTCAGCCATACGGATCGAAAGTTGATCAAACGCATCAACGACCTCATCGCCGACGTGATGCGTAACGGTTACGAGGGCATCGGCAAGCCGGAGCCCCTTCGTGGCGAGCTGTCCGGATTCTGGTCCCGCCGGATCGATCGCGAACACCGACTCGTGTACCGGATCACCAAGGAGGACGTCGAGATCGTCGCCTGCCGGTACCACTACGAGCGTTGA